One region of Lathamus discolor isolate bLatDis1 chromosome 2, bLatDis1.hap1, whole genome shotgun sequence genomic DNA includes:
- the ICE1 gene encoding little elongation complex subunit 1 isoform X4 — protein sequence MMPGEAPPAAGGTAAAVACANCGLLQQNINEYVAALVALKQKMIDGDHLLTEYQQKCTELQFAEREISALRCQVEQMLQKILPLEKCQEELGSLKAELEEKKSSLKIYRESQLEYVKIKEEIVNSDTVRKKLETKVKKLEEAATKHTQDFRQLKNEKKRLENELKKAQGKLDGVLKEKCRKVKHAETQSSSEGLTKDIDKEKIKLLLEELWRCIDSATGKRKTQENGPVLASIQGKVWPEKRRLTGTEETVQIHQKIRKCDGKMLSWCSSLESPGKQIPVTAMHLQASTEPFGGDCIENRTTEECLHSGEDKTEDTMIQTDGAHSSSDFSDQEQKGPGGNLMDILDWVRPLPALLSPVRLSPPPTEDVLFGEDTGSSDDEVDRSASAVEDILQEDGVHPQSCNAFSFNEECSSQSKSCEHGPDAEVSQNLSWNEDNVHISPKMSSREEGDAETKQAEAATLITNMKTNDDCLEEKSENMETEKRELTEVTAHELEAIREQKGGTEDMHSEERGPSAGFMLQNFKPQNEMEKYSETEENVTLIRAVDDEGAHEEQGELMRAERDGLSGEKGAPRAVCVPQNVPHLPSEQCIVLQREDSEEKSDVLIQNEVVENESKNVIKVTNTASDVGENTEVKNGAEVTAAILMKGPCAEANSETELSENVASDSSSLKSCAAECPKDLMIQRDGEGIIIETEADAGADEVSVRSHCSEIKHDSEEILEKQCVQTVKDEVDRECDPETLKVSGCYLPVSPIEEIRNVLSMDDTDKHVGMEGTALSAFPKDDEQLKTEDRNRTRPKTTALAMESNRESVPETAESSELLHRAENGKSVDMKEGGYLKGKPHQEDDGRNLSEGKSELGSTLALSNTARVTGAENSVAKCESSVLDFREIQGEINQPENLCSALEHGLSQTQNSGVFVSQETEFKVSPEDFRGGSSELLEGVGTTESVLAESNLPSEALFAKPLNRFLGTENVKCDDIKGELNKQSKELVSSSSFSWEGNVVKTNNVSEIICQPASVMDFNSGLALSAEGDLEMGCINAEETDSPVQVGAGLGSTVPPDLSFSLQQVGSFVETNVMEKGAASNHTGENRGEKNRVMDSACKCSSESLEEGAEIPSAETDVMCKELECLERVYIHQNEIKIPDEKEQIVDKEPPAPVKSQLLHADSSNKNTFPPQKFDCQESGCRTSTQEVTTDPSRAGSVTAGGESQELNSFEASGENAIEMSKPDFDGPEQSNESEEKDCSVQKLRDVKCSECVPMVREEPRASRRIAGCALETSEETVGTDCQVSELHSAMHPGSPVTVGELKADTVVDMDTHCETNSSPDTSNELSIVGNPEDLASWTKESVLVTSDSAEGASECVVDSNRAECISDSEGGLLKTGTLKESPVMPNASQNGLPVSQTLSRFSETVKNSGLNTRMLALGNFLEENYAEKCQSKVEQNLLHSVGKRVSVSEEYNRSQTSSFCSTGENNTDVIPDGSSRRNTFVKSLPDPALCDVECNRHKVRQPFEPQNPVFEKPFVLRSESCLDDAVKKSNKLKCEEQEPSEVLTASAKAAAQAMHAKVSKRLSQGKRKTKTLKVTQAVLANADTSAPKKCSPETINKIRQEIGPPLPPLLLPLTDTPPKATCTVSPAMSSTGRSSLLSPLDDLISPLRETPIPPLMSPLTDTPPVKSALLFSPPSPSEIAVGRRIRSSPLKFCTSIPKHALPVPGRFPLLAADGAAPAPPQENSVKILDTMYPELSARARTLNILKGNIHLNRCAFSDSQSLPGPVAQIGGFKAIASTSTAFVKTGGNFKFDSSKDQEKDGQNQQLFSGSSDHLGKRPLLPVSMPRSAKRLRLDSEPPKLAPDDIAAMGNTKDTTSEKQGAFHVKSSETSDSVHGSRSETSLPLKKAVDTDCQKVSLALKRIAESCFDLLPVIKGHLYVGNISKIPVMRDEEKEIVYEFGVKNKQLAESLLHAILSKLKAQKNATNYSFNQALCRVYTGICRQLGDLERARLFCYSLLKEDFPDSEKLILFITNVWSDIFIFQSAISKAMQLVVRQRASEEMLTCLSAYLSWEQMLGLWSQTCF from the exons aaaaaataaagctcttGTTAGAAGAACTCTGGCGGTGCATTGACAgtgcaacaggaaaaagaaagactcAGGAAAACGGTCCTGTCTTGG CTTCTATTCAGGGTAAGGTATGGCCTGAAAAAAGGAGGCTGACTGGTACAGAAG AAACTGTGCAAATTCACCAAAAGATCAGGAAATGCGATGGGAAAATGCTGTCTTGGTGTTCTTCACTGGAAAGTCCTGGAAAGCAAATTCCTGTAACAGCCATGCACCTTCAAGCGAGTACTGAGCCTTTTGGAGGTGACTGCATTGAGAACAGGACTACTGAAGAATGTTTGCACAGTGGTGAGGATAAAACTGAAGATACGATGATACAGACAGATGGGGCACACAGCAGTTCAGACTTCTCTGACCAGGAGCAAAAGGGCCCAGGTGGAAATTTGATGGATATATTGGATTGGGTCAGgcctctccctgctctgctttctccagTACGGCTTTCACCACCACCAACAGAG gaTGTATTGTTTGGAGAAGACACAGGTTCCAGTGATGACGAAGTTGATCGTAGTGCTTCTGCAGTGGAGGATATTCTACAAGAAGATGGAGTTCATCCTCAGAGTTGTAATGCATTCAGCTTCAATGAGGAGTGTAGCAGTCAGAGCAAATCATGTGAGCATGGTCCTGATGCAGAAGTCTCCCAAAACCTGAGTTGGAATGAAGACAACGTTCATATCAGTCCAAAGATGTcaagcagggaggagggggatgCTGAAACAAAGCAAGCTGAAGCTGCTACTTTAATTACAAACATGAAAACTAACGATGATTGTTTGGAGGAGAAATCTGAGAACATGGAAACTGAAAAGAGAGAACTAACTGAAGTGACAGCACATGAACTGGAAGCCATCAGAGAACAGAAAGGAGGTACTGAGGACATGCACAGTGAAGAGCGAGGTCCTTCAGCTGGTTTTATGTTACAGAATTTCAAGCCTCAGAATGAGATGGAAAAATATAGCGAGACAGAGGAGAATGTAACCTTAATCAGAGCTGTTGATGACGAGGGTGCACATGAAGAGCAGGGTGAATTAATGAGAGCAGAAAGAGATGGATTATCAGGAGAGAAAGGAGCTCCTAGGGCAGTATGTGTTCCCCAAAATGTTCCTCACCTGCCATCTGAGCAGTGCATTGTGCTTCAAAGAGAAGATTCTGAGGAGAAATCTGATGTGTTGATACAGAATGAAGTGGTTGAAAATGAATCAAAAAATGTAATCAAAGTAACTAATACGGCAAGTGATGTAGGGGAAAATACAGAAGTGAAAAATGGAGCAGAAGTAACAGCTGCAATACTGATGAAAGGACCCTGTGCAGAGGCAAATAGTGAGACAGAGCTCTCTGAAAATGTAGCGTCTGATTCCAGTAGTTTGAAATCCTGTGCAGCAGAGTGTCCTAAAGACCTGATGATACAGCGTGATGGGGAGGGAATAATTATAGAGACTGAGGCAGACGCTGGAGCTGATGAGGTCTCTGTACGCTCTCACtgctctgaaataaaacatgacAGTGAAGAGATACTGGAGAAACAGTGTGTGCAAACAGTAAAAGATGAAGTGGACAGAGAATGTGATCCAGAGACTCTTAAAGTCTCCGGATGTTACTTACCTGTATCTCCTATTGAAGAAATCAGAAATGTATTGTCTATGGATGACACAGACAAACATGTAGGTATGGAGGGAACTGCTTTGTCAGCCTTTCCAAAAGATGATGAGCAGCTCAAAACTGAAGACAGGAATAGAACCAGACCCAAGACTACTGCACTAGCCATGGAATCTAACAGAGAAAGTGTTCCAGAAACAGCTGAATCATCAGAGCTACTCCATagagcagaaaatgggaaatcaGTGGATATGAAGGAGGGGGGATATTTAAAAGGCAAACCACACCAGGAAGATGATGGTAGGAATTTATCAGAAGGGAAGTCAGAGTTGGGAAGTACACTTGCACTGTCAAACACAGCACGTGTCACtggtgctgaaaacagtgtagCCAAGTGTGAATCCTCTGTGTTAGATTTTAGAGAAATACAAGGTGAAATAAACCAACCTGAAAACCTGTGTAGTGCATTAGAACATGGGTTGTCCCAAACTCAAAACTCCGGAGTGTTTGTATCTCAAGAGACTGAATTCAAAGTTAGTCCAGAAGATTTCAGAGGGGGAAGCAGTGAGCTGTTAGAAGGAGTGGGTACCACTGAGTCTGTCTTAGCAGAAAGTAATCTTCCTTCTGAGGCACTGTTTGCAAAACCTCTGAATCGGTTCTTGGGAACTGAAAATGTTAAATGTGATGACATCAAAGGGGaattaaacaaacaaagcaaggaGCTGGTGTCTTCCAGTTCATTTAGCTGGGAAGGGAATGTTGTGAAGACAAATAATGTTTCAGAGATCATCTGCCAGCCTGCTTCAGTAATGGACTTTAATAGTGGCTTGGCTTTGTCTGCTGAAGGGGACTTGGAGATGGGCTGTATAAATGCTGAAGAAACAGATTCTCCTGTGCAAGTGGGAGCTGGGTTGGGATCCACAGTACCTCCTGATCTCAGTTTCAGTCTTCAGCAAGTTGGGAGTTTTGTTGAAACTAATGTGATGGAAAAGGGTGCTGCTTCTAACCATACAGGGGaaaacagaggagagaaaaatcgCGTTATGGACAGTGCATGTAAGTGTTCTTCAGAAAGCTTGGAAGAGGGTGCAGAGATCCCATCTGCTGAAACAGACGTCATGTGCAAAGAACTGGAGTGCCTTGAGAGGGTATACATAcaccaaaatgaaattaaaataccaGACGAGAAGGAACAGATAGTAGATAAAGAACCTCCTGCCCCTGTTAAATCGCAGCTCCTGCATGCAGACTCTTCTAATAAGAATACTTTTCCTCCTCAGAAGTTTGATTGTCAAGAATCAGGATGCAGGACTTCTACACAGGAGGTTACAACAGATCCTTCTAGAGCTGGTTCAGTAACAGCGGGAGGGGAAAGCCAAGAACTGAATAGTTTTGAGGCATCTGGGGAAAATGCCATAGAAATGTCTAAACCCGATTTTGATGGTCCAGAACAGAGCAATGAATCTGAAGAGAAAGACTGTTCTGTACAGAAACTTAGAGATGTGAAATGTTCTGAATGTGTTCCCATGGTCAGAGAGGAGCCCAGAGCCTCCAGGAGGATTGCAGGGTGTGCTCTGGAAACCAGTGAAGAGACTGTTGGCACTGACTGCCAAGTATCTGAACTTCATTCAGCAATGCACCCAGGAAGCCCTGTGACAGTTGGTGAGCTAAAAGCAGACACTGTGGTGGATATGGATACACACTGTGAAACAAACAGCTCTCCAGATACCTCAAATGAGTTGTCGATTGTGGGTAATCCTGAAGACTTAGCCTCCTGGACAAAAGAGTCTGTATTGGTAACCTCTGACAGTGCTGAGGGTGCCAGTGAATGTGTGGTAGACTCTAACAGAGCTGAATGCATCAGTGACAGTGAGGGAGGTCTGTTAAAAACTGGGACATTAAAAGAAAGCCCTGTGATGCCAAATGCTTCACAAAATGGATTACCAGTATCCCAGACATTAAGCAGGTTCTcagaaacagtaaaaaacaGTGGATTAAATACCAGAATGTTAGCACTTGGCAAtttcttagaagaaaattaTGCTGAAAAATGTCAGTCAAAGGTGGAGCAAAATCTACTACACAGTGTTGGTAAGAGGGTCTCGGTGTCTGAAGAATATAATCGTAGTCAGACTTCCAGtttttgcagcacaggagaaaacAACACTGATGTTATCCCAGATGGCAGCAGtagaagaaatacatttgtCAAGTCTCTTCCAGATCCAGCCCTGTGTGATGTAGAGTGCAATCGTCACAAAGTCAGGCAGCCTTTTGAGCCACAAAACCCGGTATTTGAGAAGCCGTTTGTGCTAAGGTCAGAATCTTGTTTGGATGATGCTGTCAAAAAGAGCAACAAGTTGAAGTGTGAAGAGCAAGAACCATCTGAAGTCTTGACTGCTTCAGCCAAGGCAGCTGCCCAAGCCATGCATGCCAAGGTATCAAAGAGGCTGTCTCaaggtaaaaggaaaacaaagactctCAAAGTCACTCAGGCAGTTCTTGCAAATGCTGATACTTCTGCGCCAAAAAAATGCTCACCCGAGACTATAAATAAAATTAGGCAAGAGATCGGTCCTCCTCTGCCGCCCTTACTCCTGCCTTTGACGGATACTCCTCCAAAAGCCACATGTACCGTGTCCCCAGCAATGTCTTCTACTGGTCGATCCTCTTTGCTTTCCCCTCTTGATGACCTGATATCGCCGTTACGTGAAACTCCCATTCCTCCTCTCATGTCTCCATTAACAGATACGCCACCAGTAAAAtctgctcttttgttttctcctccctCACCCTCAGAAATAGCGGTAGGCCGAAGGATTCGCTCCTCACCCCTGAAATTCTGTACTTCCATTCCAAAGCACGCGCTTCCCGTCCCGGGAAGGTTTCCTCTGTTGGCAGCTGAtggtgctgctccagctcccccTCAGGAGAACTCGGTGAAGATACTGGACACCATGTACCCAGAGCTGTCTGCGAGGGCAAGGACACTAAACATCCTCAAAGGCAATATACACCTTAACCGATGTGCTTTTTCAGACAGCCAAAGTTTGCCGGGACCCGTGGCTCAAATTGGTGGGTTCAAAGCTATTGCATCTACATCAACTGCTTTTGTTAAAACTGGGGGCAATTTCAAGTTCGATAGTAGCAAAGACCAAGAGAAAGATGGGCAAAATCAGCAGCTGTTCTCAGGCTCATCAGATCATCTTGGAAAACGGCCCCTATTGCCGGTATCTATGCCAAGAAGTGCAAAGAGACTGAGGCTGGACAGTGAACCCCCAAAGCTGGCACCCGATGATATTGCTGCTATGGGAAACACTAAAGATACAACCTCTGAAAAGCAGGGGGCTTTCCATGTGAAAAGCTCTGAAACCAGTGACTCAGTGCATGGTTCCAGGTCAGAAACATCACTACCACTAAAGAAAGCTGTTGATACTGACTGTCAGAAAGTTTCTTTGGCATTGAAGAGAATTGCCGAGTCCTGTTTTGACTTGTTACCAGTTATTAAAGGTCACTTGTACGTTGGCAATATCTCAAAGATTCCAGTAATGAGAGATGAAGAGAAAGAGATCGTCTATGAATTTGGTGTAAAAAACAAG CAGTTAGCAGAGTCCTTGCTTCATGCTATTCTCAGTAAACTCAAGGCTCAGAAGAATGCCACAAATTACAGTTTCAATCAGGCTCTGTGTCGAGTCTATACAGGAATTTGTCGACAGCTGGGAGACCTGGAAAGAGCTCGCCTTTTCTGCTATAGCCTGCTtaaagaag ACTTTCCCGACTCAGagaaattgattttatttatcaCAAATGTATGGTCTGACATATTCATCTTCCAAAGTGCAATTAGCAAAGCTATGCAATTAGTTGTCAGGCAGAGGGCAAGCGAGGAGATGCTGACCTGCTTGAGTGCTTATCTCAGCTGGGAACAG ATGCTGGGATTATGGTCTCAAACCTGCTTTTAG